Proteins encoded together in one Carya illinoinensis cultivar Pawnee chromosome 3, C.illinoinensisPawnee_v1, whole genome shotgun sequence window:
- the LOC122302996 gene encoding alpha/beta hydrolase domain-containing protein 17C, protein MGAVTSSIAAKFAFFPPSPPSYGVEEDGEEGGKLRMTGVDMRGNVDVLRLRTKRGNDVVAAYIRNPSASLTVLYSHGNAADLGQMYDLFSELSFHLRVNLMGYDYSGYGQSTGKPSEQNTYADIEAAYRCLVEKYGTKEEDIILYGQSVGSGPTLDLATRLPNLRAVILHSPILSGLRVMYPVKRTYWFDIYKNIDKIPFVNCPVLVIHGTADDVVSWSHGKQLWELCKEKYEPLWIKGGNHCDLELFPQYIKHLKKFISAIEKSPHLRNGSGPIIDQPENPRNSTDCREILRPENLRNSTDNRDKSRPSTDRREKSRMSTDQREKPRLSTDHKEKSRASGDKREKSRHSIDRPEKVSNGIDQQEKARNSIDRFGEMVRSVGLCNIDCFKPTATKI, encoded by the exons ATGGGAGCGGTGACGTCATCTATAGCGGCGAAGTTCGCATTTTTCCCGCCTAGTCCACCGTCGTATGGGGTGGAGGAGGATGGCGAGGAGGGTGGGAAGCTGAGGATGACTGGGGTGGATATGAGGGGAAACGTAGACGTTTTGAGGCTGAGAACAAAGAGGGGGAACGATGTCGTGGCAGCGTACATAAGGAATCCCTCGGCGTCTCTGACGGTGCTGTACTCTCACGGCAACGCGGCTGATCTAGGTCAGATGTACGACTTGTTCAGTGAACTCAGTTTCCACCTCCGAGTCAACTTGATGGG GTATGATTATTCGGGGTACGGGCAGTCAACTGGGAAG CCGAGTGAGCAGAACACTTATGCAGACATAGAAgctgcatatagatgtcttgtTGAGAAGTATGGCACAAAAGAGGAGGATATTATCTTGTATGGGCAATCAGTTGGTAGTGGGCCCACTTTAGATTTGGCTACCCGGTTACCAAATTTGAGGGCAGTAATTCTCCACAGTCCAATCTTGTCTGGCCTCCGGGTCATGTATCCGGTGAAGAGAACATACTGGTTCGACATTTACAAG AACATTGATAAGATCCCCTTTGTCAATTGTCCAGTTCTCGTAATTCAT GGCACTGCAGATGATGTTGTCAGTTGGTCCCATGGTAAGCAACTCTGGGAGCTCTGTAAGGAGAAGTATGAACCGTTATGGATTAAAGGAGGGAATCATTGTGACCTGGAGCTTTTCCCACAATACATAAAGCATCTCAAGAAATTTATATCAGCCATTGAGAAATCACCACATCTTAGAAATGGATCTGGGCCAATTATAGATCAACCTGAAAATCCAAGGAACAGCACAGATTGTAGAGAGATATTGAGACCAGAAAATCTGAGGAATAGCACAGATAATAGAGATAAATCCAGACCCAGCACAGACCGCAGAGAAAAGTCACGCATGAGTACTGACCAGAGAGAAAAGCCAAGGCTAAGCACAGACCATAAAGAGAAGTCTAGAGCCAGTGGTGATAAGAGAGAGAAATCAAGACATAGTATTGATCGGCCTGAGAAAGTGAGTAATGGCATAGACCAGCAAGAGAAAGCAAGGAACAGCATTGACCG ATTTGGAGAGATGGTGAGATCGGTTGGATTATGCAATATTGATTGTTTCAAACCCACTGCAACGAAGATCTGA